A region of the Bacillus sp. NP247 genome:
GTGTACAAATGCATAAAGAATTTGAAATTGAAGAATATATGGCGATCGAGGAGCAAATTCATTATTATAGTACGTCTTTATTAGTAAGTCATCCTGAGCAAATTGTAAAGTATTTAGAAAAACGGTTGGAAAAGTATGCAGAAACGTTACAATATGCACATTTATATCCGGAAACGGTTATATTGCCAATACAGCAAATAGTTATCGAATATTCTTTAGATGTTGCTAGAATTAGAAGGTATTTAAATTTAAAAACATAACAAAAATCGAATAATTTACAATGAAACAGAGTCGACTTTAAGAAAGATATTCTAATGTCGACTCTGTTTCATTGTTTTAGTAAATAACAGAAAAATTTATTTGAAAAGTTTGACATATAATAACTCGAGAGTAAAATAAAAGTGAGTACTCACTCATTTTAAAGAAAAGGGGGATTTTTAGTGCAGCAACCTTCAATTATTTTACGAGATGTATCAAAAAGTTTTGGGAAAAAAGAAGTTTTGCATAACCTTTCGCTACAAGTAGAAAAAGCAGAAATTTTTGGCTTGGTTGGACCTTCCGGATCAGGGAAAACAACACTCATTAAAATGATTGCAGGTATTAATGAGTCAACTACAGGGGATGTAATTGTTTTTAATACAAACATGCCTAATCTAAATGAAATGAAAAGAATTGGTTATATGGCTCAGGCTGATGCATTATACGAAGAACTATCGGCATATGAAAATGCAGATTTTATTGCAACGATGTATGGGTTAAAAGGTAAGCGTAAGAAAGAGAGAATCGTAGCAGTTTTTGAACTTGTGCAATTATCAGAGCATATGAAAATGCAAGTACAGCATTTTTCAGGTGGAATGAAAAAACGTTTATCATTGGCGATAGCACTCCTTCATGAACCAGAAATATTAATTTTAGATGAGCCAACAGTTGGGATAGATCCGCTTCTTCGAAAATCAATTTGGGAGAAGTTTTATGACCTTAAAAAGAAAGGCACAACTATTATTGTAACGACGCACATTATGGATGAAGCTGAGTTTTGCGAACGTCTAGGGTTAATAAGAGAAGGGAATTTAGTCGCAATTGGCACACCCGAGGAATTGAAAAAACAAACATCATCTGGACGAATTGAAGATGTCTTTTTGTTAGAAGGAGTGATTGAATCATGAGAGTTAATGGTGTAATTATCCGTATCATTCGTCAATTTTTTCGAGATAAACGTTCTTTAGCAATGATGTTTGGGGCACCAATGCTATTGCTTTGGTTATTGTCTCTAGTCTTCACACAAAAAGACTATATACCGCATATTGCTGTAGTAGATGTGCCTGCTCCTATAGTAAAGGCTATGAAGAATCAAGAAGCATCAATTTACGAATATAGTAAAGAGAAAGCAATTTCGGAATTAGAAAAGCAAAAGGTAGATGCAGTAATTCATTTAGAGAATGGAAAAATGAATCTTCTGTTAGAAGGTAGTGATTCATCAAAAAATCGTGCTGTACTTCAAGTATTGCAAAAAAGTACAGAGAAAAACGATGTATCAATTATGAAGCCTGAAATTAATTATTTACATGGATCTAAAGACTTTACGATGTTTGATGGGCTGGGTCCCGTATTAATCGGTTTCTTTACATTTTTCTTTGTATTCATATTGTCAGGAGTATCTTTTGTAAGAGAACGTTTAAGTGGTACATTGGAGAGATTATTGTCCACACCTGTGAGAAGGTGGGAAATAGTTGTAGGATATATTATTGGTTTTGGAATCTTTGCATTTATACAATCTATCATTATCGTAAGTTTTTCAGTTTATATTTTAGATTTATATGTAGCTGGCTCAATATGGCTAACGCTACTTATTACGTGTATGCTATCTTTAACTGCACTAACATTAGGCACATTTTTATCGGCATACGCAAATAATGAATTTCAAATGATTCAATTTATACCGCTTGTTATCGTACCACAAGTCTTCTTTTCTGGGTTGTTTCCAATTGAATCTATGAATAAGTGGTTACAAATGTTAGGGAAATTATTTCCCCTCACGTATGGTGCTGATGCAATGAGACAAGTGATGATTCGAAATCAAGGGTTTAAAGAGATTGCGGTAGATCTAACTGTATTACTTCTTTTTTCGCTACTATTTGCAGTAGGAAATGTATTTGCTTTAAAGAAACATCGTAAAATATAATGACGACAAAAAGGAGCTTTATAAATGAAGAAGGATTGGCTTGAGGAATTGATTGCTGCAACAAATACTGATAAAAAAAATGAACGTCAAATGCGTATATTAGAGGCAGCTGTTGATATGTTTGGAGAAAAAGGATACGCTTCAACCTCAACAAGTGAAATTGCAAAGCGAGCTGGTGTAGCGGAAGGAACAATCTTCCGCTACTATAAAACAAAAAAAGATTTATTGTTAGCGGTCGTAATGCCAACTTTAACGAAGTTCGCCGCACCATTTTTCGTACAAGCTTTTGCAAAAGAAATATTTAAAACTAATTATGAATCGTATGAAGAACTTTTAAGAGTAGTAATACATAATAGATTTGAATTTGCAAAAAAGCATTTTCCAATGATAAAAATATTAATTCAAGAAGTACCATTTCAACCAGAACTAAAAAGTGAAATACAGCAATTAGTAGAAACAGAACTACTTTCACATTTTAAAAAATTGATTGTAAAGTTTCAAGAAGAAGGGGAAATTATTGAAATGCCACCATCTTCCGTATTACGTCTTACTTTATCAGCTGTATTAGGATTTCTTTTAACGCGGTTTTTATTATTGCCTGAAGAGAAATGGGACGATGAAGTGGAAATTGAAAATACGATTCAATTTATATTGTATGGACTGACGCCACGGAGGTAATGTGATGCGACAATTTGCTAAACCTAAAATTGTGGTAAGTAAATGCTTAGAATTTGATGCCTGTAGGTATAATGGAGAGAGAGTTCCAGATATAATAATTCGAAATTTAAAGCCATATGTTACATTTATACCAGTATGTCCTGAAGTAGAAATACGATACGAGTCATAGAAAAAAATGGCACGAATAGGCTTGTGCAACCGTCAACACGAGAAGACGTAACTGGAAAAATGGAGCAATTTTCAAATGAGTTTTTACAAACATTACCTGAAGTTGACGGTTTTATTTTGAAGAATCGTTCGCCAAGTTGTGGAACTCGTGATGTGAAAATCTATTCTAGTTTTGAAAAAGGAACTGGATTATTTGGCGGAGCAGTAATAAAAAATTTTCGCATCTTCCAATTGAAGAAGAAGGTGGATTGTCGAATTTTATTATTAGAGAGCATTTCTTTACAAGATTGTTTACAATCGCGCATTACAAAATGATTAAACATACTAAAAATATGAAAAAACTCGTAGCGTTTCAATCAGATTATAAGTATTTATTTATGGCATATAATAAGGTGAAACAAAAAGAATTAGGGCGTATTATTGCAAATCAAAAAAATGAAACGATTGAAGTTGTATTTGATAACTATGAGAAGACTTTATATGAATTATTCATGCACGCGCCCCGCTATACATCGAATGTAAATGTATGTGAGCACATTTTCGGATATTTTAAAACAAAGCTAAAAAAACAAGAAAAAGATTATTTTCTAGAACTGATACAAAAGTATGCAGAAAAGAAAATACCACTTAGTAGTTTGCTTACAATTTTAAAATCATGGGTCATTCGATTTGATGAAAAGTATTTATTAAGACAAACATATTTTGAGCCATACCCTGAAGGGCTAGTAGAAATTTCTGATTCGGGAAAAGTTAGAGATTATTAAACAAAAAATTACATAATTCGACACGAAAACTCCTATGTTGTTGTAGAACAATGTAGGAATTTTTTTGTGCATTAGTACAGAATCTGTTTTAAAATTAAGTTGTGACAGAATTGTAGCAATTGTCTAACTAATATTTTTGTCTTTTAAGAAGTAATGTTTGTAGTAGAAACTCGTACGCTGTCGAAACTCAATATTCGATAAGGGGTGTGTAGCGGAATGGAATTTACTCTAACTCGCGAAAAACAAATGATTAAAGAAATGGTACGTGACTTTGCTGAAAAGGAAATCGCGCCGAAAGCTGTGTATTATGACAAAACTGCAGAGTTTCCATATGAAACATTTCAAAAAATGGGCGAACTAGGATTATTAGGCATCCCATTCCCAGAAGAGTATGGAGGTTCAGGTGGCGATACAGTATCGTACGCGTTAGCAGTTGAAGAAATTGGTCGTGCTTGTGGTGGTACAGGATTAAGCTACGCTGCAACAATTTCATTAGGTGCTTCTCCAATTTATTATTTCGGTACAGAAGAACAAAAACAAAAATATTTAGTTCCAATGGCATCAGGTAAAACGTTAGGTGCTTTCGGATTAACAGAGCCAAACGCTGGATCAGATGCAGGAGGCACACAAACGAAAGCGGTATTAGATGGCGATGAGTATGTAATTAGTGGTGAAAAGTGCTGGATTACAAACGCAGAGTATGCAAATACAATTATTGTAACCGCTATCAATGGTGTTGAAGGGAATGGTAAAAAACGTATTTCTGCATTTATCGTACCGACTACAAGTGAAGGATTAACGATTTCAAGTCCTTACGATAAGATGGGTGTTCGCGCTTCTAATACTTGTGAAATCGTACTTGATGGTGTGCGTGTACCGAAAGAAAATATTCTTGGTGATGTTAATAAAGGATTTAAACAATTCTTATATACACTTGATGGAGGTCGTATTTCAATCGCAGCATTAGCAGTAGGTATTGCACAATCTGCATTTGAACGTGCATTGCAATATGCGAAAGAACGTCAACAATTTGGAAAAGCAATTTCTAATTTCCAAGCGATTCAATTTAAATTAGCGGATATGGCGACTGAAGTAGAGTTAGCGCGTAATTTAGTACATAAGGCAGCTTGGCTAAAAGATAACGATAAACCTTTCGGTAAAGAAGCGGCTATGGCAAAATTGTTTGCATCTGAAGCTGCAAGTCGTATAGCAAATCATGCAGTACAAATTCATGGTGGATATGGCTATATGCGTGAATATGAAGTTGAACGACATATTCGTGATGCAAAACTTTTAGAAATTGGTGAAGGAACTTCTGAAATTCAACGTCTCGTAATTGCAAGACATTTAGGATGTAGATAAAAAGGAGGAATCACTATGTTTCAAAAAATATTAATTGCTAATCGCGGGGAAATCGCAGTTCGAATTATGAAAACTTGTCAAAAACTTGGAATTCGTACCGTTGCTATTTATTCTGAGGCTGATGAAAATGCCCTTCATGTAAAAATGGCAAATGAAGCTTACTTAGTAGGTGGCCCACGAGTCCAAGAAAGCTATTTAAACCTTGAAAAAATTATTGAGATAGCTAAGAAGACAAATGCTGAGGCAATCCATCCTGGCTACGGATTATTATCAGAGAATCCATCTTTTCCGATTCGCTGTAAAGAAGAAGGAATCGTATTTATCGGTCCTTCAGAAGAAATCATTACTAAGATGGGAAGTAAAATTGAGTCACGTATAGCAATGCAAGCAGCAGATGTACCAGTAGTTCCAGGTATTACTACAAATATTGAGACTGCTGAAGAAGCAATTGAAATTGCAAAACAAATTGGTTATCCATTAATGCTTAAGGCATCCGCAGGCGGCGGAGGCATTGGAATGCAGTTGATGGAAACTGAGCAAACGCTCACCAAAGCATTTGAAAGTAACAAAACAAGAGCACAAAATTTCTTCGGTAATGGAGAAATGTACCTAGAGCGCTATATTGCAGATGCACATCATATTGAAATTCAACTTTTAGCAGATACAC
Encoded here:
- a CDS encoding ABC transporter ATP-binding protein, with the protein product MQQPSIILRDVSKSFGKKEVLHNLSLQVEKAEIFGLVGPSGSGKTTLIKMIAGINESTTGDVIVFNTNMPNLNEMKRIGYMAQADALYEELSAYENADFIATMYGLKGKRKKERIVAVFELVQLSEHMKMQVQHFSGGMKKRLSLAIALLHEPEILILDEPTVGIDPLLRKSIWEKFYDLKKKGTTIIVTTHIMDEAEFCERLGLIREGNLVAIGTPEELKKQTSSGRIEDVFLLEGVIES
- a CDS encoding ABC transporter permease, with the protein product MRVNGVIIRIIRQFFRDKRSLAMMFGAPMLLLWLLSLVFTQKDYIPHIAVVDVPAPIVKAMKNQEASIYEYSKEKAISELEKQKVDAVIHLENGKMNLLLEGSDSSKNRAVLQVLQKSTEKNDVSIMKPEINYLHGSKDFTMFDGLGPVLIGFFTFFFVFILSGVSFVRERLSGTLERLLSTPVRRWEIVVGYIIGFGIFAFIQSIIIVSFSVYILDLYVAGSIWLTLLITCMLSLTALTLGTFLSAYANNEFQMIQFIPLVIVPQVFFSGLFPIESMNKWLQMLGKLFPLTYGADAMRQVMIRNQGFKEIAVDLTVLLLFSLLFAVGNVFALKKHRKI
- a CDS encoding TetR/AcrR family transcriptional regulator yields the protein MKKDWLEELIAATNTDKKNERQMRILEAAVDMFGEKGYASTSTSEIAKRAGVAEGTIFRYYKTKKDLLLAVVMPTLTKFAAPFFVQAFAKEIFKTNYESYEELLRVVIHNRFEFAKKHFPMIKILIQEVPFQPELKSEIQQLVETELLSHFKKLIVKFQEEGEIIEMPPSSVLRLTLSAVLGFLLTRFLLLPEEKWDDEVEIENTIQFILYGLTPRR
- a CDS encoding acyl-CoA dehydrogenase; the encoded protein is MEFTLTREKQMIKEMVRDFAEKEIAPKAVYYDKTAEFPYETFQKMGELGLLGIPFPEEYGGSGGDTVSYALAVEEIGRACGGTGLSYAATISLGASPIYYFGTEEQKQKYLVPMASGKTLGAFGLTEPNAGSDAGGTQTKAVLDGDEYVISGEKCWITNAEYANTIIVTAINGVEGNGKKRISAFIVPTTSEGLTISSPYDKMGVRASNTCEIVLDGVRVPKENILGDVNKGFKQFLYTLDGGRISIAALAVGIAQSAFERALQYAKERQQFGKAISNFQAIQFKLADMATEVELARNLVHKAAWLKDNDKPFGKEAAMAKLFASEAASRIANHAVQIHGGYGYMREYEVERHIRDAKLLEIGEGTSEIQRLVIARHLGCR